The Fodinibius saliphilus genomic interval CAGCGTTGACAGATGCCGACTTCGTCTATACCAAAAACTGGTCCAGCTATGCCAACTACGGGCAGACGCCCCCGGTCAAGAAAGACTGGACGATTACCGAACAGAAGATGAAGCTGACCAATAACGGCAAATTTATGCACTGCCTACCGATCCGAAGAAATGTGGTAGCTACTGATACAGTGATTGACAACTCATTAGTCTATAAACAAGCTAAAAATCGTGAATATGCCGCCCAAGCCGTACTTCAAAACATTTTGGAGGAACTGTAATGCAGAAACTACAGATTATTAAAATTGGCGGGAAGATCGCCAATGACGACAAAAAAATGGACACTTTCCTGAATCATTTCACCCAACTTGACCATCCCAAAATACTGGTTCACGGGGGCGGGAGTTCGGCCTCACAGCTTTGTAAAAAACTGGACATCCCCATTCAAATGAATGACGGCCGTCGTATTACGGACGGCCCCACCTTGGATGTGGCTGTAATGGTATATGCAGGCCTGATCAACAAAACGATTGTGGCCAAACTGCAAGGGCACTCCTGTAATGCACTGGGGCTTTCAGGGGCAGACCTGAATATCATTCCTGCCACCAAAAGAAGCGATACCACCATAGACTATGGCTTTGTTGGGGATATCCAAGCCAATGAAATCAATACCTACTTTATAAAACGACTGTTAAATGAACAGATCATCCCGGTCTTCCCGGCTATTACTCATGACGGGCAGGGGCAACTACTCAATACCAATGCCGATACCATTGCTTCTGCGCTCGCTGTTGCACTTGGCAAAAGCTATGAAGTGACGCTGACTTACTGCTTTGAAAAAGTGGGGGTTTTGCATAATGAGAAGGATGAGAATTCACTGATCGAACATATCACAATGGATTGTTTCTCGGAGTTGAAAGAAAACGGCACCATCCATGACGGGATGATCCCCAAGCTGGATACCGCTTTTGAGGCGCTCAAACAGGATATCGACAGAGTATATATTAAACATGCCCAAAATCTAACAACCCAAATAGGAACGGAGCTGTCCTTATGAACCAATTGGCAACCAAATCCATCGACTTATTAAAACAGCTGATTGCGACACCATCGATTTCGAAACATGAGGAGGCTACAGCTAATATTATCTACCAACATTTAAGGGCAAACGATGTCAACTTTAAGCGTCATTTAAATAATATTTGGGCTGTCAATGAAGCATTTGATCCTGCCCGTCCTACTCTATTACTAAATTCACATCACGATACCGTGAAGCCGAACTCCAGCTATAGCCGTGACCCTTTTCAGCCCACCATTGAAGGTGGCAGACTTTACGGCCTCGGCTCCAACGATGCCGGTGGGGCGCTGGTCTCTCTCATTGCAACTTTTATCCACTTTCATAAGCAAAGAGATCTGAACTACAACCTGGTGTTGGCCGCTACCGCGGAAGAAGAAATATCGGGCAATAACGGTATTAGTGCTCTCTGGGAACATTTGCCGGAAATCGACAGTGCTATTGTTGGCGAACCTACGCAGATGCGCATGGCCGTAGCTGAAAAAGGTCTGATGGTGTTGGATTGTACTGCCAATGGCAAAAGTGGTCATGCCGCCCGCGGCGAAGGTAAAAACGCTATCTATACCGCTATGAATGACATCGCTTGGATTAGAAACCACCAGTTTGAAAAAGTTTCCAACTTTCTCGGTCCTATAAAGATGACCACAACAATCATTAATAGTGGCAGCAAGCATAATGTGGTTCCAAACAGTTGCTCATTTACCGTAGACGTGCGTACTACTGATGCCTACAGCAACAAGGAAACGCTATCAATTATAAAAAAAAGTTTGGACTCGGAAGTTCGGCCAAGATCCACGAAACTCAATCCCTCATACATCACGCCGGACCATCCGCTGGTGCATGCCGGGCAAAAATTGGACATTAACAGCTATGGTTCTCCTACTCTTTCTGATCAGGCCCTAATGCCCGTACCATCGCTAAAAATAGGTCCGGGAAAATCGGCACGATCACATACGGCAGACGAGTTTATCTACCTGGATGAGATTGAGAAGGGGATAGATGGATATGTTAATCTGTTAAACCATATTATTCGATAAAAGTGAATGGCTATTGGGACATGAAACCCAAATAACAAGTAACTATTAACCAATGACTAATAATTAACCAAAACCAAACTATGAAGCTCTGGAATAGCGGACAACAATCGACAAGTGATATTATTGACCAGTTCACGGTGGGTGATGACCGGATTTTCGATTTGCAAATAGCGAAATATGACCTTCAGGCCTCTAAGGCACATGCTAAAATGCTAAAAAACATTGATTTACTTTCGGATGAAGAGTTGGAAGCACTTATTAATAAACTTGACCATCTCTTAGAACAAGTTAACGACGACCATTTTACTATAGAAGCAGAATTCGAAGATGTCCACTCAAAAATTGAATATGAACTTACCCAGACAGTCGGTGATACTGGTAAAAAAATTCACGCCGGGCGTTCCCGTAACGACCAAGTACTGGTATGTCTGCATATGTATGTCAAGGATCAAATTCAAGAGATCAAAGATCTTATAAATTCGCTTTTTTATCAGCTTATAAAACTTAGTGAAGAGCACAAAGAGGTATTGATTCCCGGCTATACACATATGCAGGTAGCTATGCCCTCTTCTTTTGGACTCTGGTTTGGTGCCTATGCAGAATCGCTGACAGATGACCTACAGCTGTTGAATGCTGCCTACCAAATAGCGGATCAAAATCCATTGGGGTCGGCAGCCGGTTATGGGAATTCCCTTCCCCTGGATCGTCATATGACTACCGAACTACTTGGGTTTAGTACTTTGAAGTATAACTCCGTAGCAGCCCAGATGAGTCGCGGAAGACTGGAAAAACAAACGGCCATGGGACTCAGTGCAGTAGCAGGAACACTTTCCAAGATGGCGATGGATGTATGCCTGTACTGTAGCCAAAACTATAATTTTCTCTCATTTCCTGATGAGCTAACAACTGGCTCCAGCATTATGCCCCATAAAAAGAACCCTGATGTATTTGAGCTGATCCGTGCTAAGTGTAATGATATTCAATCGTTGCCCAACCAGCTGACCTTGGTTACCAATAACCTGCCCAGCGGTTATCACAGAGATTACCAACTTTTAAAGGGCAAGCTTTTTCCCGCAGTGGAAACATTGAAATCATGTCTGGAAATGAGTCGCTTTATGTTCGAGCATGTTCAGGTTAATACTAATGCGATTAATGATGAAAAA includes:
- the argB gene encoding acetylglutamate kinase; the encoded protein is MQKLQIIKIGGKIANDDKKMDTFLNHFTQLDHPKILVHGGGSSASQLCKKLDIPIQMNDGRRITDGPTLDVAVMVYAGLINKTIVAKLQGHSCNALGLSGADLNIIPATKRSDTTIDYGFVGDIQANEINTYFIKRLLNEQIIPVFPAITHDGQGQLLNTNADTIASALAVALGKSYEVTLTYCFEKVGVLHNEKDENSLIEHITMDCFSELKENGTIHDGMIPKLDTAFEALKQDIDRVYIKHAQNLTTQIGTELSL
- the argH gene encoding argininosuccinate lyase; the encoded protein is MKLWNSGQQSTSDIIDQFTVGDDRIFDLQIAKYDLQASKAHAKMLKNIDLLSDEELEALINKLDHLLEQVNDDHFTIEAEFEDVHSKIEYELTQTVGDTGKKIHAGRSRNDQVLVCLHMYVKDQIQEIKDLINSLFYQLIKLSEEHKEVLIPGYTHMQVAMPSSFGLWFGAYAESLTDDLQLLNAAYQIADQNPLGSAAGYGNSLPLDRHMTTELLGFSTLKYNSVAAQMSRGRLEKQTAMGLSAVAGTLSKMAMDVCLYCSQNYNFLSFPDELTTGSSIMPHKKNPDVFELIRAKCNDIQSLPNQLTLVTNNLPSGYHRDYQLLKGKLFPAVETLKSCLEMSRFMFEHVQVNTNAINDEKYKYIFSVESVNKNVQSGLPFREAYQEIAQRISQNTFTPEKEVKHTHEGSIGNLCNEQIKTKFERIF
- a CDS encoding M20 family metallo-hydrolase; this translates as MNQLATKSIDLLKQLIATPSISKHEEATANIIYQHLRANDVNFKRHLNNIWAVNEAFDPARPTLLLNSHHDTVKPNSSYSRDPFQPTIEGGRLYGLGSNDAGGALVSLIATFIHFHKQRDLNYNLVLAATAEEEISGNNGISALWEHLPEIDSAIVGEPTQMRMAVAEKGLMVLDCTANGKSGHAARGEGKNAIYTAMNDIAWIRNHQFEKVSNFLGPIKMTTTIINSGSKHNVVPNSCSFTVDVRTTDAYSNKETLSIIKKSLDSEVRPRSTKLNPSYITPDHPLVHAGQKLDINSYGSPTLSDQALMPVPSLKIGPGKSARSHTADEFIYLDEIEKGIDGYVNLLNHIIR